In Gemmatimonadota bacterium, the DNA window CGGGGGCGGAGATCCTGGTGGATGGGGTGCGGGACGTGATCGCGCCCAAGAAGATCGAGTCCGGCCGCTGGCTCGAGATCCACGAGGCCGCGCACGAAAAGGGGCTGCTGACCACGGCTACCATGATGTACGGCGTGGGGGAGAGCTGGGCGGACCGCATCGAGCACCTGCTCAAGCTGCGCGCCTCACAGGCGCGGAGCCGCGCCCGCGGCCGGGGGTGCTACACGGCCTTCATCGCCTGGTCGTTCCAGCCGCTGCACACCGAGATGGAGGACTGGGACCTGCCCCTGGGCACGGGGGTGGATTACCTGCGCGTGACCGCG includes these proteins:
- a CDS encoding dehypoxanthine futalosine cyclase, which codes for GAEILVDGVRDVIAPKKIESGRWLEIHEAAHEKGLLTTATMMYGVGESWADRIEHLLKLRASQARSRARGRGCYTAFIAWSFQPLHTEMEDWDLPLGTGVDYLRVTALARLVLNNFDNLQVSYVTQGPKLAQIALRCGANDFGSLMIEENVVSAAGVNYIMPEAEMRRLIEDAGFTPRRRYQNYTLVAEGGEGGEGEDSCPCCRWRT